The following are from one region of the uncultured Hyphomonas sp. genome:
- a CDS encoding glutathione S-transferase family protein: MTLKLHHLNASRSQRIVWLLAELGVPHEIVHYKRNEETNLAPPELLKIHPMGKSPLLEDGDVVIAETGAIAEYLMGRYDTDYHLHPRPSSPEFPRYLEWIHAAEGAVFLPGLLQVYFARVDMTGNPAQAMMAAEREKAAATIEAHLSKYPYFAGERFTAADCLMGFQILMSNAQGGLENRPATKAWFEKMQARPGWQKMMDVGI; encoded by the coding sequence ATGACGCTGAAGCTCCACCACCTCAACGCCTCCCGGTCGCAGCGGATCGTCTGGCTGCTTGCCGAACTCGGCGTGCCGCACGAGATCGTGCACTACAAACGCAATGAAGAGACCAACCTCGCGCCGCCGGAGTTGCTGAAGATTCACCCGATGGGAAAGTCGCCATTGCTGGAGGACGGGGATGTCGTCATCGCCGAGACGGGCGCCATCGCGGAATACCTGATGGGCCGGTATGACACCGACTATCACCTGCACCCGCGCCCGAGTTCTCCGGAATTTCCGCGTTATCTGGAATGGATTCACGCTGCTGAAGGCGCCGTGTTCCTGCCGGGCCTGCTGCAGGTCTATTTCGCCCGGGTCGACATGACCGGCAATCCTGCGCAGGCCATGATGGCGGCCGAGCGCGAGAAGGCGGCGGCGACGATCGAGGCACACCTGTCGAAATATCCGTATTTCGCGGGCGAGCGGTTCACCGCGGCAGACTGCCTGATGGGCTTTCAGATCCTGATGTCGAACGCACAGGGCGGGCTGGAAAACCGGCCCGCGACCAAGGCGTGGTTCGAAAAGATGCAGGCCCGTCCGGGCTGGCAGAAGATGATGGACGTCGGGATCTAG